A region of Pyxidicoccus parkwaysis DNA encodes the following proteins:
- a CDS encoding AAA family ATPase encodes MANQDWVTRLLTGRASADKGLNVHLSERDGGSLHDKMRQAYWWITNNAVICPYYDLEFGQAASLKTPAGDEVHLPEDTSYSSFVLIPLLTLFTCRRALLVGGPGRGKTTSAVLMALLSGMARDEVHRGIQRGHPQLSIADLLGAPLPSDMLKAEDLSAVKVSWRKWIGQRVKIIDEYNRIPTKTQSALLSLMAEGYAEMMDQYVYAGRSSWFLTANDDQGGGTFQVIEALKDRIDVVVRAVPFNSGFMDQLLQRLEADKSPEELLPKEVVFTPGELERAYASILEVEVPKAVLERIAFFLGQLDFCRMASPRFEFKHKDTLKLAGQTVAAVCNEQCPLDKKEHLCTQTENGVSVRAYQTILHFAKAMAFFRGHTQVELEDFRQIAPWVLHEKLVPNTRSAFFEVKGHRMLLQDRVAWIRNMFDMAMARFDLHQPVRNKVAALRAELDKGLSGVDLPTTEQRLASVTSLMNMLLTKRELSGPVYEDLIHLKSMYSRYRNYATWLKENPGGRV; translated from the coding sequence ATGGCCAATCAGGACTGGGTGACGCGCCTGCTGACGGGGCGCGCTTCGGCGGACAAGGGGCTCAACGTCCACCTCTCGGAGCGCGACGGCGGCAGCCTCCACGACAAGATGCGGCAGGCGTACTGGTGGATTACCAACAACGCCGTCATCTGCCCCTACTACGACCTCGAGTTCGGTCAGGCCGCGTCCCTCAAGACGCCCGCCGGTGACGAGGTCCACCTCCCCGAGGACACCAGCTACAGCTCCTTCGTCCTCATTCCCCTCCTCACCCTCTTCACCTGCCGCCGCGCCCTCCTCGTCGGCGGCCCCGGACGCGGCAAGACGACGTCCGCCGTCCTCATGGCCCTCCTCTCCGGCATGGCCCGCGACGAGGTCCACCGCGGCATCCAGCGCGGCCACCCGCAGCTCTCCATCGCCGACCTGCTCGGCGCGCCGCTGCCGTCCGACATGCTCAAGGCGGAGGACCTGTCCGCCGTGAAGGTGAGCTGGCGCAAGTGGATTGGCCAGCGCGTCAAAATCATCGACGAGTACAACCGCATCCCCACCAAGACGCAGTCCGCGCTCCTCTCCCTCATGGCCGAGGGCTACGCGGAGATGATGGACCAGTACGTCTACGCGGGCCGCTCGTCCTGGTTCCTCACCGCCAACGACGACCAGGGCGGCGGCACCTTCCAGGTCATCGAGGCCCTCAAGGACCGCATTGACGTCGTCGTGCGCGCCGTGCCCTTCAACTCGGGCTTCATGGACCAGCTCCTCCAGCGCCTCGAGGCCGACAAGTCCCCCGAGGAGCTGCTGCCCAAGGAAGTCGTCTTCACCCCCGGCGAGCTGGAGCGCGCCTACGCGTCCATCCTCGAGGTGGAAGTCCCCAAGGCGGTGCTGGAGCGCATCGCCTTCTTCCTCGGGCAGCTCGACTTCTGCCGCATGGCCTCGCCGCGCTTCGAGTTCAAGCACAAGGACACGCTGAAGCTCGCCGGACAGACGGTGGCTGCTGTCTGCAACGAGCAGTGCCCGCTGGACAAGAAGGAGCACCTCTGCACGCAGACGGAGAACGGCGTCAGCGTGCGCGCGTACCAGACCATCCTCCACTTCGCGAAGGCGATGGCCTTCTTCCGCGGCCACACCCAGGTGGAGCTGGAGGACTTCCGGCAGATTGCCCCCTGGGTGTTGCACGAGAAGCTCGTCCCCAACACGCGCAGCGCCTTCTTCGAGGTGAAGGGCCACCGCATGCTCCTCCAGGACCGCGTGGCCTGGATTCGCAACATGTTCGACATGGCCATGGCCCGCTTCGACCTGCACCAGCCCGTACGCAACAAGGTGGCCGCGCTGCGCGCCGAGCTCGACAAGGGCCTGTCCGGTGTGGACCTGCCCACCACGGAGCAGCGCCTCGCCTCCGTCACCTCGCTGAT
- a CDS encoding response regulator transcription factor — MLDAPTAPLRLALVAEDPLARGALSRALSDQGGELLMVASGTQAELESAPGDAPDVVLWDTGLRLPENDSRVEVPDLGAPVLALVADEAAGEVALTAGARGLLFRDVGPAPLVAALLAVARGLTVFDTALAEVRAAPRASSTATATPGPDSLTPREREVLALLAEGLSNKAIADRLSISEHTAKFHVNAVLAKLGVQRRTEAVVRAARMGLVTL; from the coding sequence GTGTTGGACGCGCCCACCGCTCCCCTCCGCCTCGCCCTCGTCGCCGAGGACCCGCTCGCCCGGGGTGCGCTCTCCCGCGCGCTGAGCGACCAGGGAGGCGAGCTGCTCATGGTGGCCTCGGGCACGCAGGCGGAGCTGGAGTCCGCCCCCGGTGACGCGCCGGACGTGGTGCTGTGGGACACGGGCCTGCGCCTCCCGGAGAACGACTCGCGCGTCGAAGTCCCGGACCTGGGTGCTCCGGTGCTCGCCCTGGTGGCGGACGAGGCGGCGGGGGAAGTCGCACTGACGGCCGGAGCCCGGGGACTGCTCTTCCGGGACGTGGGCCCGGCGCCGCTGGTGGCCGCGCTGCTCGCCGTGGCACGAGGACTCACCGTGTTCGACACGGCGCTTGCGGAGGTCCGCGCGGCGCCTCGGGCGAGCAGCACCGCCACCGCCACACCGGGCCCGGACTCGCTCACACCGAGAGAGCGCGAGGTGCTCGCCCTGCTGGCGGAGGGCCTGTCCAACAAGGCCATCGCGGACCGGCTCTCCATCAGCGAGCACACGGCCAAGTTCCACGTCAACGCGGTGCTCGCCAAGCTCGGCGTGCAGCGCCGCACCGAGGCCGTCGTCCGCGCGGCGCGCATGGGCCTGGTCACCCTCTGA
- a CDS encoding S41 family peptidase: MGAPRTVSGIRWVALGACSLLATAALAASGPYVKPGDEVVGFVRTRFFDAKKAEAWASTHQGYGAAATNEEDFVRRTNEALAELGVSHSALYAKGSAGHTALSAIFQHVLKFPRVEYTSIGADLVERPDGVFVRHVFAGGPAARAGLLRGDRLVSGASFEGRAGKPTRISVERTRGAAPLSLTVTPRRVNPKAEWLEVQRGSSRIVERNGRRVAYQHLFSCAGPEHQDVLQDAITSTFANAEALVIDFRDGWGGCNPDFLNLFNPLVPLFTDINREGQRNTRSMTWRKPVVLLVNGNSRSGKEMVAFAFKKHKRGTLVGQRTAGAVLAGAPLLLSNGDLLYLAVMDVEVEGVRLEGTGVDVDVEVPDSLPYSEGKDAQLDKALEVAASAVGRR; the protein is encoded by the coding sequence ATGGGGGCTCCACGCACGGTGTCCGGAATCCGCTGGGTGGCCCTGGGGGCCTGCTCACTTCTCGCCACGGCGGCTCTCGCCGCGTCCGGGCCGTACGTGAAGCCCGGCGACGAGGTGGTGGGCTTCGTCCGCACCCGCTTCTTCGACGCGAAGAAGGCCGAGGCCTGGGCCTCGACACACCAGGGCTACGGCGCCGCCGCCACCAACGAGGAGGACTTCGTCCGCCGCACCAACGAGGCCCTCGCCGAGTTGGGCGTCTCCCACAGCGCCCTCTATGCGAAGGGCAGCGCGGGCCACACCGCCCTGTCCGCCATCTTCCAGCACGTCCTCAAATTCCCCCGCGTCGAATACACCAGCATCGGCGCGGACCTCGTGGAGCGGCCCGACGGCGTCTTCGTCCGCCACGTCTTCGCCGGAGGTCCCGCCGCCCGCGCCGGCCTGCTGCGCGGAGACAGGCTCGTCTCCGGCGCCTCCTTCGAGGGCCGCGCCGGCAAGCCCACGCGCATCTCCGTGGAGCGCACTCGCGGCGCCGCGCCCCTCTCGCTCACCGTCACCCCGCGCAGGGTGAACCCCAAGGCCGAGTGGCTGGAGGTGCAGCGCGGCAGCTCGCGCATCGTCGAGCGCAACGGCCGGCGCGTGGCGTACCAGCACCTCTTCTCGTGCGCGGGGCCCGAGCACCAGGACGTGCTCCAGGACGCAATCACCTCCACCTTCGCGAATGCCGAGGCCCTGGTCATCGACTTCCGCGACGGCTGGGGTGGCTGCAATCCCGACTTCCTCAACCTCTTCAACCCGCTGGTGCCGCTCTTCACCGACATCAACCGCGAGGGCCAGCGCAACACCCGCTCGATGACGTGGCGCAAGCCGGTGGTGCTGCTCGTCAATGGCAACTCGCGCAGCGGGAAGGAGATGGTTGCCTTCGCCTTCAAGAAGCACAAGCGCGGCACGCTCGTGGGCCAGCGCACCGCGGGCGCCGTGCTCGCGGGCGCGCCGCTGCTCCTGTCCAATGGAGACCTGCTCTACCTCGCCGTCATGGACGTGGAGGTGGAGGGCGTGCGCCTGGAGGGCACCGGCGTCGACGTGGACGTGGAGGTGCCGGACTCGCTGCCCTACTCGGAAGGGAAGGACGCGCAGCTCGACAAGGCGCTCGAGGTGGCCGCGTCCGCCGTGGGCCGCCGCTGA